Proteins from one Terriglobia bacterium genomic window:
- a CDS encoding esterase family protein translates to MKSKYVPGRIGYCAMLPPGYDAHPGKRFPVLYFLHGLGGDQSFLASSGASSGIEEAWEDKGLGEFVIITPQGENSFYINSRDGHILYEDFFIREFVPQMERRFRLAGNRAGRVIGGISMGGYGALRFAFKYPQMFASVAVHMPALLEELPHGSGDVGLTAFLGNAFGSPLNERFWKENSPFVFARKANLQGLKIYFDCGDQDNYGFNAGVRQLDKLLTARHVPHEAHIYPGGHNWGFVSQHLDASMAFQSQALGLTK, encoded by the coding sequence ATGAAGAGCAAGTATGTGCCGGGCCGGATCGGCTATTGCGCCATGCTGCCGCCGGGTTATGACGCGCATCCAGGCAAGCGTTTTCCCGTGTTGTATTTCTTGCACGGGCTTGGCGGCGACCAGAGCTTTCTGGCTTCGAGCGGTGCGTCCAGCGGAATCGAGGAAGCGTGGGAAGATAAAGGGCTGGGCGAGTTTGTGATCATCACGCCGCAAGGCGAAAACAGCTTTTACATCAACTCGCGTGATGGCCACATTCTGTACGAAGATTTCTTTATTCGCGAGTTTGTGCCACAGATGGAGCGGCGTTTTCGACTGGCTGGCAATCGAGCGGGCCGGGTGATCGGCGGAATTTCGATGGGAGGATACGGTGCTCTGCGGTTTGCTTTTAAGTATCCGCAGATGTTTGCGTCTGTGGCTGTGCACATGCCTGCTCTGCTGGAAGAGCTGCCGCATGGTTCGGGCGACGTGGGCCTGACCGCGTTTCTGGGAAACGCTTTTGGCTCGCCATTGAATGAGCGCTTCTGGAAGGAGAATTCGCCGTTTGTTTTTGCGCGGAAAGCGAACCTGCAAGGCCTGAAGATTTATTTTGATTGTGGCGACCAGGATAATTACGGCTTTAATGCCGGTGTGCGCCAGCTAGATAAGCTTTTGACGGCGCGCCATGTACCGCACGAGGCGCATATTTATCCCGGCGGCCATAATTGGGGGTTCGTGTCGCAGCATCTTGATGCGTCCATGGCGTTTCAGTCGCAGGCGCTGGGGCTGACGAAATAG